One window from the genome of Schistocerca piceifrons isolate TAMUIC-IGC-003096 chromosome 1, iqSchPice1.1, whole genome shotgun sequence encodes:
- the LOC124714460 gene encoding mpv17-like protein codes for MNSFVGKLSTISRKYPLLRGMASYAVIWPASSLCQQTISGKEHYDYMQVLRYGLFGTLFVAPTLHTWMKLAAEMWPSMTVKSALAKAVVEQFSYGPAACICFFYGMSLLEGKSMKEAAFEVQTKFVPTYKYGVLIWPVAATVNYTFVPERNRVPFISLCSFLWTNFLAFMKELEAKRLLQLKTPL; via the exons ATGAATTCGTTCGTGGGAAAACTATCGACCATCTCTCGGAAGTATCCTCTTCTTCGTGGGATGGCTTCCTATGCTGTCATTTGGCCAGCATCATCATTGTGTCAGCAGACTATATCGGGCAAGGAACACTACGACTACATGCAGGTTCTTCGATATGGCTTGTTCGGAACTTTATTCGTGGCGCCTACCTTACATACTTGGATGAAACTGGCAGCAGAAATGTGGCCAAGCATGACTGTGAAATCTGCTCTTGCAAAG GCAGTAGTTGAACAGTTTTCTTATGGACCTGCAGCTTGTATTTGTTTCTTCTATGGTATGAGCCTTCTTGAAGGAAAATCAATGAAAGAAGCTGCATTTGAAGTTCAAACAAAATTTGTTCCAACATACAAG TATGGAGTTCTCATCTGGCCTGTTGCTGCAACCGTCAACTATACATTTGTGCCTGAAAGAAACAGAGTTCCTTTCATAAGTTTATGCAGTTTTCTATGGACCAACTTCTTGGCATTCATGAAAGAATTGGAAGCAAAACGTCTTCTTCAACTGAAAACACCACTATAA